In Bos taurus isolate L1 Dominette 01449 registration number 42190680 breed Hereford chromosome 13, ARS-UCD2.0, whole genome shotgun sequence, the DNA window GTGGGAGAGAAATCCTTCCAAAAAGAGACCTGCTCTGGTCCAATGCTGCTGTTGCTGGGGTATGAGTCTAATTCTGAAGTCTGGTATCAGAAAGTGCTCATGCCTGCAAAAATAAGGCATGTGCCCTCCTCTTTTCAATTACTTGCATTGTTTGTCCTTGTTTCCTCCTTTACACTTTAGACAAAACTGGGCATCTCAGAGATGTCATCACAGGCATTCTTGCCAGTATCTTTTAGCTGTTCAGTTAAGTAATTAGAGCATCTTCCTTTGTTCTCCTTCCCCCTTTTCTCAACTTAGTTTAAAATCTAAACAATCCTACTTGATATAAAGATGAGGTTGAAGTTCTGCTATCCTGAAGGTGTATAGGCTATAAGGACAAGAATTATACATGTCATCTCCCTTAGACCCCCAAACTGCCCTAGCCCAGAAGAACTTCAGATCATTTTATTATAAGTTAAAGAATCTTGGGGGAAAAGAATGGAATCATAAACATTCAGAGCATGAAGAGCAcaggttgaccaacatttattttcttcactgaGAGTTCCTGTTGGGTGCAGGGTATCTTGATGCACAGTATCTGTGGGCTGCACTCCGAGACACCTAGACATTTGTGCAGTTTTGGGCCAGAACTTTATACTTTTCAAACCAGGGAATAACAAATACTGAGAAGTAGCAATcgattttctaaaataaacacaaaacaaaatgtaGAAAAGATCAACACACAAGGTAAACATTTTAAAGGGGAAAGAAGAAGGCGTTAGACATGTGGATGGGGAAATGACAGTCCCCACCCCCAATCCACCTCCAGGCAACTTGTGGGTCtgtctttattttgattttaaggATTTGATAGTGTCCCTGCTGGAACCACCCCCACAGAACCGCCTTCTGCTCGTGGTTGGAATTGGAGACTAGAGATAAAGTGTCTCCCCACTCACATCACTGTGGGAACGACtgactttttcttcctcttcttttctactcatgcactgttcatgtcaCACCTTACCCTCACTtggttccctccctctccctccacctGCTCTCCTACCTCACCCCTTCACACTTCCCTTCACCTTCCTCCCATGAGACCCatcccctttccttccctccttccttccttcatctgcCCATCCACCTGTCATCACACCTTCGCCTTCCCCTTCCTGGTTCTCTCCTAAGATCCCATTTCTTTTCCAACAATGAAAGCTCAATCAACAGATTTTGTACATTATTATCATTTCATACTGTGATTTTGCTTTCCTGCTCTTTCTTGGAAATCCCAGGGCGAGGACATGGTGGGGTGGGAGGCTTAAACattgacatttctcctaagaTAGAATTCAGAATACTGACTCCACAATTCAATCTCCCACAATGACAAGACTAAGTTTACTGTAATCATCAATTACTCTTTTCGTAGACTTCATGATCTTCTCCACCAACACGTCTAACTTGCTAGATTTTGAAGACTTTTCCATGGAAGGGGGAGCCTGTGGATGGACACGTTTATGTCCAGAACATGCAGGCCACTAGAATTGGGTGACCAAAAATCTAGGAACCAAACCAGGACACATTGTAAGCAAATGGGGATGGTATTAACAATGACACTAGGAAGTTGGACACCAAACAGGACTGTCCTAGGCAAGATCACTATGTGATCACCCTCATGTAGTCCCTTTGGGTAAAGAGCTGTGGTTTGCAGGGCCTGTAGGACTTGAGGTCTTCAAGGCCTCTGAGCACATGGGCCCTTCtgacgagtgtgtgtgtgtgtgtgtgtgtgtgtgtgtgatggtccACCTCCTGAGTGATGATGGCCCAGCTGACCTTCCCAGTATGAGAATGCTGGGTCGGGATGAAGCCATTTTTGGGGAGGCGGCTCCTCACCAGGTCACGTGCCTGCAGGCTTCTCCCTTCCCTGACCCACTCCACCCCTGGTTGAACTATTCCTGACTCATTTTCCTATCACTTCCTCCTGTTTGCCTCAACACTGCTGGTGAAAGGAGCAGAGCATACAGCCCTGTGATTGTGTGTTCACAACAGGCTGACGTTCAGATATTCAGTGGGTGCACCAGCAAAGTCCCCCAGCTgctaaaatattattataaccAGCTATTTGCCTGGGGTCAGAGGGCTCTGCCCGACCCTGCAGTTCAGCCACTTCTGCTCCTCCatctgggccccctgcctccCCATCGTTCTTCCAAAATCTGAGGAGCAGAGCCCCGGGAAGTGAGCCCTTTCTTGTTGACATGCCCAGTACCTTGTAGAGCTTCCCTTCCTGGAAGGAGCAGTTGGTCAGCTCCGACTTGAGGCAGGTAGTCCGCCGCATCTCCAGGTTGACCTGATACTCCAGGTGGTCAGTCAGCTGTGGGAGGCAAGGACAAGGGATAAAGGACCCCTCTCCCATCTCTGTCACTTCCAGGGGTGGGAGCTCCTCATGGGCCACCCCAGGTTGAAGGCCCTCCTTGGACAGACCCACGggttcccctctccccttcctggtTGCCTCCCCTGGCCCCTCTGCCATTTGAGCAGAATTCCCCAGAAGCCACTCCATGGGCAAAGTCACCCTTGGTGATCCATGTGTTGCTGATGTCAAGGGCAGAGAGCAGCAGGCTAGACTCTGAGGGCCAGCCCGTCTCAGCTGTGGGTACTGGGTGCCGCTGCCATCGTGGAGACAGCCCCTGACGTGCACACATGGTCTCCCGGTGCCCAAGAGTCCCCTTCCCGCAGTTCAGGCCCTTGAACCAGGATGTGCGGCCCTGGTCTTGGGTATCATTTAAGCGACTCCACTTCATCCACTCCACgagattgcctggaaaatcccatggatggaggagcctggtaggctgcagtccatggggtcgctgagagtcgaacacgaccgagcaacttcactttcactttcacttgaaacACCCACTTTGGACTAAACGAGACTGAGTTCACTTGCATGGCTGCCCTGAACCCACAGATCCCCAGAGAGGGGCatgaggggagggtggggggcactGACCCTCTTCACAGCCTTCAGGACACGCACGATCCTGAAGTTGTACGGGTCCTTGTTCTTCTTGTTGAAGTCCGTGGTCAAAAAGTCCGTGGTGGTCACCACCACGGGGTCTGACACAGGCACCTCGTAGACAAGAATGAAGGTCTTCCGCTTTGATTGATAGCTGAGGGCCACCAGAGCCCCCACAATAGCCAGCAGCAGCCGGGGCCCCTGCCAGGGTCTGGCCATCATGGCTCGCCCTGCCTGGGGCCGTTCTGCCCAGTGGATTCAAGGCAGCTGGGCGCCACCCACACCCACAGCTGTTCTCCTCCTCTTGATCTCGCAGGTGAGAGCCCTCTGGGAGAGCTGGGCAAACTTGCGTCCTCCTCCCAGGCCTGCTCGTCTTAAATACACATACCCACCAAACCCCCTCTCTCtctgggggctgctctctgggcAGGCTAGATCCCTCCTGCTAGCCTAGTGTCTCTGAGTGGGAGCCAGCCTGGGGTTTCCATCCACTGAGTTCAGTCAAGCCAGGCCGTGGGAGGCCTGGAGGGGCAGGAAGCGACAGGGACACGGGGGCGCTGGGTCCCAGGGCAGTGGAGCGAGGTGGAGTCCCGAACACCATGTTCTCTCTATGTGATCATCCTCAGACTTTCTCCCGGTTGGTCCCCTCTCCACTTCCCGGGCTGGCCAGGATGCAAGTTTGCCCACGAGCCCAAACCTTGGCATCTTCCTCCTGCTATTTCTTAGCTATGAGAGGTGTCTGGGACTCCCTGGAAAAGCTAAGGTTCCCCAGAAAATGGAGGGTGTGCCTCGTAAGGAAACTTGCGGGTGTGGCCTCGACACAGCTCTGTGTTCACGTCCTGCTGTCCCTGTGGATGGATTAGTGGTGTTTCCTGTCCCTGTGACCCTCTGTGGCACTCATACAGTACACACATAGCCTCCATCCAGTACCACCATCTGGGCAGGGTCTTCAGATGCCCAAAGCTTAGAAGGTGTTTGGAGATGTGGTTCTCCAACCCAGAGGCCTGCTGCGGGAGGGAGAGATGTCTTCCTTCTCCTGTGACTCTCAGTCTGCCCTGCCTCCTGTCTCATCACACATCCTAGACTTTCCTGGTCTGGAGGAAGAGAGTAAGGGGAGAGACCAAGAAGCCCCCGCTGCAGGGCTCCAGCCCCAGCAGGTCCCTTCAGGCTCTCCCCCAGTCTCCAAGGCAGCGCCCTCTCCTCTCTGGGCAGCTGGTTAACTTCTGGAGGCTGCAGTGACAAGCTACCACCAACAATGGCTTAAGACAatgcacatttattatctcacagctcTGGACATTGGAGGTGTGGGCTGGGCTGCTGTCCTTCCAGAAGCTCCTGCATCACTCATGTGGAACCCTTTCCTCCACCCTCCCAAACAAAAATACCAACATTCCCCATAGAGATAAGTAAGACAGAGTCTCATAACACAATTTTCATATGCCCAAAATGCAATCCAAGGTTACTCAGCCCATGAAGAACTCAGAAAATTTCTCCCCATTGAAGAATTCTTTTAGCCCTTCTTCCAGAGCATGTCTGCTGGCAATGAGATATCTTAAACCTGTCCTCAGCTGATAACATCTTCATATCATGATTATTCCTAAAATATATTTCCCCTGACTATGGGATTCTGGTTTGGCAGTTCTTATCTCTCAGAATTCAAAGTCTTATTCCACTTCCTTCTAGCTTCTCTGTTCCTGGTGAGAAATTTGCAGTTGTTCAAATCTTTGTTCTTCTGTAAATTATGTCTTTTGTCTAAAGgctcttggtttttttttccctttgtctttagtttttagCAGTACCTTGATGTGGATTTCTTAGAATTTACTTGTTTTGGGGTTCAATAAGTTTCATAAACCTGTGTCTTTGAC includes these proteins:
- the CST11 gene encoding cystatin-11 precursor, whose product is MMARPWQGPRLLLAIVGALVALSYQSKRKTFILVYEVPVSDPVVVTTTDFLTTDFNKKNKDPYNFRIVRVLKAVKRLTDHLEYQVNLEMRRTTCLKSELTNCSFQEGKLYKKIDCYFSVFVIPWFEKYKVLAQNCTNV